The window TCGTACCAGCAAGAGTTCACCAACCCTCCCCGAAAAACTCGCTGAAGGCTCGTTTTTCGACCCTCCCGATGCGAGCTGGGAGGGTGATCGAATTTCACCTCCCCTGTGGGGAGGTCAGAGTCGGCGGCAGCCGGCTCTGGGTGGGGTTCGTTGTGTTAGAGGTGGATCGTGCCAGCAAGAGTTCACCCGCCCTCCCCGAAAAACTCGCTATAGGCTCGTTTTTCGACCCTGCCGGCGCGAGCGGGGAGGGTGAAGCAAGTTGCTACGGACGACGGCACCACCTCGCGTCCTGGCCGGCTTCTAGCCGATTTTCTTGGCGACCTTTTCTAGCAACGCTTTGCTCTTGCGGATGCCTTCGTATTCGTCGCCGCCCCCTTCGAACTCGATGCCGACGTAACCGTGGTAGCCATGCTCGACGACGATTCGCATCATCCGTTCGTAGTCGGTGGAGGTTTCGTTGCCCTCTTCGTCAAACTCGTGAGTTTTTGCACTGACCGCTTTCGCGTATGGCATTAACGCTTGGACGCCGTGGTAGCGATTGAACAGGTCTGGATTTTCACCACGGGTGATGTAGAAGTTGCCAAAGTCGGGAAGCGTTCCACAGTTGTCCATGCCGACACGCTCGATCACCACGGCCAACCAAGCGGCGTTGCTACTGAGTCCACCATGGTTTTCAACGATCACGTTGATGCCATGGGGTGCGGCGAACTCGCTAAGTCGGCGAAGTCCATCGGCGGCGCGATCGAGTTGTTCGGTGTAACTGCCACCGCTCGCTGCGTTGACGCGGATGGAGTGACATCCCAAAAACTTAGCCGCTTCGACCCATTGATGATGATTTTCAACTGCTTGCTTACGCTTTTGTTTATCGGGGTCACCCAGTCGGCCTTCGCCATCGACCATGATCAATAGACTTTTCACACCGACATCCGAGCAGCGTGTTTTCAGTTCGGTCAAATAGTTGGTGTCACGCGCCTTGTCTTTGAAAAACTGATTGACGTATTCGACTGCGTCAATCCCGAACTCTTCTTTGGTGATGCGAGGGAAATCGAGGTTGGTGATCCCTTTGGATTTGTCTCGTAACGTCCGGTGCAGCGACCACTCGGCGAGCGAAATTTTGTAGGGTGCATCGCCGCCTTCGGCAGCAAACACGCGCTGGCCCGCCAGAGTAGTGGCAGCCGCGGCGGCCATCGAGGCTTGAAGAAACTGACGACGACTCGGAACGTTGGGGAATGTACGCATCGTGAACGAATATCCTGTGTGCTTGATTGGGAGGGATGAAGGAGGGGGTGTCTTTGAATTGTTTCGCTAAATTGTAATTTGTCGTCCGCCGTTTCGCTTGGGGTAAGCGAGGCAAACAGCGTAAAAAATGTTATGGTCGACCGATCCGATTGCCTGTCGTTTGCTTTATAATCACGCGGCCTCCCCTGCCTGTTCCTTTCCCACCCCCAGTCCATTCGACGGAAAATTTGATGAAAGCGACATTTTCGCGGTCCACGCCCTCGCTGTGCTCGGTACTACTTTTCGGCTGGATGTTCGCGGCCACTCCGGTGTTGTCCGAAGAAGCGTTGTCCGAAGACCTGCAGTTTCGCGATCTGTTTAATGGCAAGGATTTATCGGGCTGGATCGATGTCAACACATCGCCGGAAACCTGGAGCGTCAAGGATGGGTTGCTGGTTTGCACCGGTCAGCCGATCGGGGTGATGCGTTCGGATCGCCAATACGAGAATTTCATTCTCGATATCGAGTGGCGGCATATGGAACCGGGCGGTAACTCAGGTGTGTTTCTTTGGTCTGATGCCACACCCGATCCCAAGAATCGATTGCCATTGGGAATGGAAGTGCAAATGCTGGAACTCGATTGGGTGAACCAAAACAAACACGCCGATGGGACGCTGCCGCCAATCGCCTACGTTCATGGGGAACTGTTTGGTGCAGGCGGGATGACTGCGATCCCCGACAATCCGCGTGGCAATCGCAGCAAGTCGCTTGAGAATCGCTGCAAAGGCGTTGGGCAGTGGAATCACTACGTCGTCGTGGCGGTCGATGGGACGGTCAAGCTTTCAGTCAACGGAAAGTTCGTCAACGGAATCCGCAATGCATCGCTGAAAAAGGGATACCTCTGTTTGGAGTCCGAAGGCCGTGAAATTCACTTTCGCAAGATTCGCATCATGGAATTGCCCGGCGGCATGGCGGACGAGACTACCACTGCGGCGCTGCTGAAGTAACGAAGAGTTGCACCTTAGTCTCCCATGCGTGTGGGCTGTCGCCGCTGATAGATCGCGGCAACGATCATTTCAAAGTGGAAGGTGCTTTGGAACTGAGGTTCAAATCCGAGGTCGCGAAGCTGCGGACGAGGATCAACAATGCGTCGAGTTCGAAGTCCAGTTTGCCAGCGGAAAAACGTGTGCATGATGGCAAGCCAAAACTTTGCCCACATGCGCCGCAGTCCTCGATCGGGCTCACAAAAATCGACAACGTACCAATTCGATTGCGGCTTGAGTGCACCGGCGATGCGTGGCAGCAGCTTGCTGAGTTGAGGTGCATCAAAGCAGTCGAGGAAAAATGCCGTGATCACGATGTCAAACGTTGACGTCGGAAACGCAAACATCTCGATCGGCGAGCATATCCATGTGACGTCATGCCGATTCAAAGCGGCGATGCGGTTGCGTTGCTGCTCGAGCATTTTGGGGCTGAGGTCCACGCTGGTGACCTTGGCAGCGGGGCATTGTTGCAAAAATGCTTCGAGTAGTCGACCATCGCCATCGCCCAGGATCAACACGCGAGGAGACGAATGGAGATCGGTAAGTTGGCGGATTCCTGAAACGCGAGCTCGCTGAAGCGTGTTGCCGAATCGCAACTTTTCGATCCACGCATAGTGACGGGCAAGCCGGTCGTAGCCCGCGGCGCCGCGGTCGCTCATGTCACGATTGCCATCACCAGGAAGGGAGATAGCAGTGCAAAATCGGCAAGCTCTCCCAGCGATGATGAGTTACACGGTGACGTACTGCACTGTGATGAACTGCACTGGGACGAACTGCACTGGGATGAACTGGGGTGGGATGAACTGGGGTGGGATGAACTGGGGTGGGATGAACTGGGGTGGGATGAACTGGGGTGGGATGAACTGGGGTGATGCGGTCGATCATCGATCGACCAGGCAATCGGAATCAGCAAAAAGCTGCTCAGCGAAGTGGGGGTGGCAATCGATAGGGGAATCCATCCGCCAATACCAAGGCCCGCGGATACCGTGGCCAACCCACCGGCAAGCCAAGGAAGGTAGACGGATAGTTGAGGGTACATCAACACTGCCGAATCCATTCCTTGTTGTCGATCGCTAGGCCGTTGGGCTGTGGCTACGCACAAACAATTCAGTACGAACAAGGCTGCCATTAATGCAATCGTCACGACAAGCGAAAATGTCACACGTGATGTCACCACCGGCAGACTCACCCCGATGGCAAACAGCGAACCGACAATGAACTCTTTGGGCAATCCCCGTCGGCGTGATGGTGCATCGTGGACCGCTGCCGCATAGAGGGCGACGAAGCCCAATAAGATACCACCGCCAAACAATAGCTCGCGATGCAAGTAGGTGAACGCGATCAGGCCGCCGGTAATCAACACCACGCACCACAGCGGCCACAACAGCGAAGACCAACGTTTCGCAAATCGATGGCGTGGTGCTGCGTTGCGGCAAAAGTTCATCCGCCGGCAATCCAACAAACGGTCTGCCGTGTAGATCAACCACACGGTCATGAACAAGACCACCGTTGACGCAGTCATCATTGGCGTCCCATTGGGCTGGACAGGCGACGCGGCGGGATCGACAAAGGCAGAACGGATCAGCCACTGCCAACCGATGGCCACCAGCGGCGCGTCCAGCGATAGGATATTGGGGATCGAGATCAGCCCCCGCCATGAACGTGTCGTCGCTTGTGATGAATCCGAAAGGATGGTCGCCATGCGTGTGGTCCTCGATAGCGTCCTTTGCCGGAACTTGTTGTCAAGAATGTTTTGCGAATCGTCCCGGCCGCATCTGTCGGTAC of the Novipirellula caenicola genome contains:
- a CDS encoding class I SAM-dependent methyltransferase translates to MSDRGAAGYDRLARHYAWIEKLRFGNTLQRARVSGIRQLTDLHSSPRVLILGDGDGRLLEAFLQQCPAAKVTSVDLSPKMLEQQRNRIAALNRHDVTWICSPIEMFAFPTSTFDIVITAFFLDCFDAPQLSKLLPRIAGALKPQSNWYVVDFCEPDRGLRRMWAKFWLAIMHTFFRWQTGLRTRRIVDPRPQLRDLGFEPQFQSTFHFEMIVAAIYQRRQPTRMGD
- a CDS encoding DUF1080 domain-containing protein; translated protein: MKATFSRSTPSLCSVLLFGWMFAATPVLSEEALSEDLQFRDLFNGKDLSGWIDVNTSPETWSVKDGLLVCTGQPIGVMRSDRQYENFILDIEWRHMEPGGNSGVFLWSDATPDPKNRLPLGMEVQMLELDWVNQNKHADGTLPPIAYVHGELFGAGGMTAIPDNPRGNRSKSLENRCKGVGQWNHYVVVAVDGTVKLSVNGKFVNGIRNASLKKGYLCLESEGREIHFRKIRIMELPGGMADETTTAALLK
- a CDS encoding sugar phosphate isomerase/epimerase family protein, with protein sequence MRTFPNVPSRRQFLQASMAAAAATTLAGQRVFAAEGGDAPYKISLAEWSLHRTLRDKSKGITNLDFPRITKEEFGIDAVEYVNQFFKDKARDTNYLTELKTRCSDVGVKSLLIMVDGEGRLGDPDKQKRKQAVENHHQWVEAAKFLGCHSIRVNAASGGSYTEQLDRAADGLRRLSEFAAPHGINVIVENHGGLSSNAAWLAVVIERVGMDNCGTLPDFGNFYITRGENPDLFNRYHGVQALMPYAKAVSAKTHEFDEEGNETSTDYERMMRIVVEHGYHGYVGIEFEGGGDEYEGIRKSKALLEKVAKKIG